One region of Yersinia bercovieri ATCC 43970 genomic DNA includes:
- a CDS encoding efflux RND transporter periplasmic adaptor subunit → MKKQLSLTLVAVAVISGLGGYLLGQPPSTAPAAAATHADATAENSRTVLYWYDPMSPGQRFDKPGKSPFMDMDLVPRYAGETTDDGGVTISARQQQNLGVRTAPAEMRALNYRLHGYGTVATDERTLQVIAARANGIIEQLYVRANQQPVTKNQPLAQLWVPDWSAAQQEYLAIRTLGDSQLTAAARQRLQLQFMPEEVIRSVERSGQPQTRVTLRSPSDGYVNKLDIRVGSQVTATQSLFELASLDPVWIVVDYPQSQASLVTLGSTIAATTASWPGETFHGKISELLPNMELATRTLKARVVLENPQQQLKPGMYLSVQSASADKLQSVLAIPQEALLMSSNRNTVLLAQGEGHFKPVEVSTGQTQEGWVEIKSGLNVGQLVVTSGQFLIDSEANLQSALPQMDDTPAAVTPPAESAAGSPVDIYSVQGEVKAINGQSITLSHGPIAALKWGAMTMDFLLPTSKLAPEIVVGSRVNFTFTLSEQGAQIRQIQPIKSNSSADIHGGHL, encoded by the coding sequence ATGAAAAAGCAATTGAGTTTAACCTTGGTGGCGGTCGCGGTGATCAGTGGCCTTGGCGGTTATCTGTTAGGGCAACCGCCGTCAACTGCCCCAGCAGCAGCGGCAACCCACGCCGATGCAACAGCAGAAAATAGCCGCACCGTGCTCTATTGGTACGATCCGATGTCACCCGGTCAACGTTTTGATAAACCGGGTAAATCGCCTTTTATGGATATGGACTTAGTGCCGCGTTATGCCGGTGAAACCACTGACGATGGCGGCGTGACCATCAGCGCGCGTCAACAGCAAAATCTGGGGGTTCGCACTGCGCCAGCAGAGATGCGCGCGCTCAACTATCGCCTGCATGGTTACGGCACCGTCGCCACCGATGAGCGCACTCTGCAAGTGATCGCCGCGCGTGCTAACGGCATCATTGAACAGTTGTACGTGCGCGCCAATCAGCAACCGGTCACTAAAAACCAGCCATTAGCTCAACTCTGGGTACCCGATTGGAGTGCCGCCCAGCAGGAGTATCTGGCGATCCGCACCCTGGGTGATAGCCAACTGACCGCCGCCGCCCGCCAGCGGCTACAGCTGCAATTTATGCCCGAAGAGGTGATTCGCAGCGTGGAGAGAAGTGGTCAGCCGCAAACACGGGTGACACTGCGCTCCCCCTCTGATGGCTATGTGAATAAGCTGGATATCCGCGTCGGCTCGCAAGTCACCGCGACACAATCACTGTTCGAGCTGGCGAGTCTTGATCCGGTATGGATCGTCGTCGATTATCCGCAATCGCAAGCCAGTTTAGTCACTCTCGGCAGCACTATTGCGGCCACCACCGCCAGTTGGCCGGGTGAGACTTTTCATGGCAAAATCAGCGAGTTACTGCCCAATATGGAGCTAGCCACCCGCACTCTCAAGGCGCGAGTGGTGCTGGAAAATCCGCAGCAGCAGCTCAAACCGGGTATGTACCTGAGTGTGCAATCAGCATCCGCAGATAAACTGCAATCAGTGCTAGCGATCCCGCAGGAAGCCTTGCTGATGAGCAGCAACCGCAACACCGTGCTACTGGCACAAGGGGAGGGTCACTTCAAGCCAGTCGAGGTGAGTACCGGGCAAACTCAGGAGGGTTGGGTAGAGATCAAATCCGGCTTGAATGTGGGCCAGTTAGTGGTCACCTCGGGTCAATTCCTGATTGATTCAGAAGCCAACCTGCAAAGCGCCCTGCCGCAAATGGATGACACTCCAGCAGCCGTCACGCCGCCAGCAGAGAGTGCAGCCGGCAGCCCAGTTGATATCTACTCGGTGCAGGGGGAGGTCAAAGCTATCAACGGCCAGAGCATCACCCTATCTCACGGCCCGATAGCCGCGCTGAAATGGGGGGCGATGACCATGGATTTCCTGCTGCCCACGAGCAAGTTAGCACCGGAAATCGTGGTGGGCAGCCGGGTTAATTTCACCTTTACTCTCAGCGAACAAGGGGCGCAGATCCGCCAGATCCAGCCGATAAAATCAAATAGCAGTGCCGATATCCATGGAGGCCACTTATGA
- a CDS encoding efflux RND transporter permease subunit: MIAAIIRWSLRNRLLVLLGAVMMAAWGVWSLQQTPLDALPDLSDTQVIIRVSYPGKAPQVVEDQVTYPLTTTMLSVPGAKTVRGFSMFGDAYVYVLFDDGTDPYWARSRVLEYLSQVQSTLPAEAKAALGPDATGVGWIYEYALIDRSGKHSLADLRALQDWTLKFELKTVPNVSEVASVGGMVRQYQVVLDPERMRALNLSHQQIANAITDSNQEGGGSVLEMGAAEYMVRASGYLKTPADFSNIVITSRDGTPILLSDVASVRMGPEMRRGVAELNGEGEVAGGIIVMRYGKNALETINAVKEKLQQIQRSLPAGVEIVPVYDRSQLITQAIDSLSFKLLEEFLVVAVICSLFLFHFRSALVAIITLPLGILGAFIVMHYQGVNANIMSLGGIAIAIGAMVDAAIVMIENMHKVLEQWRRSHPGQTPASQDYWRISEQAAIEVGPALFCSLLIITLSFIPVFTLQAQEGRMFSPLAFTKTYAMAVSAGLAITLVPVLMGYFIRGKIPDESANPINRALITIYHPVLTAVLARPKTTLAIAGMLLLATLYPLSRLGSEFMPALDEGDLLYMPSTLPGISVREASHLLQQTDRLIKTVPEVATVFGKAGRAETATDPAPLTMIETTIRFKPKDQWRPGMTMDKLIEELDATVNVPGIANLWVPPIRNRLDMLSTGIKSPVGIKVNGKNVQQIEQVAQQIEQVVRKVPGVTSALSERLTGGRYVDIDIDRLRAARYGVSVKELQSLVATVIGGQNIGETIEGRERYPINLRYPREIRDSLQKLRDLPVVTANGGQVALSELADIKVSEGPPMLKSENARLSDWVYVDLRGRDLKSAVTEMQQAVAQQVKLPEGVSLGWSGQFEYLERATAKLKIVLPVTLMIIFVLLYVTFSSVRDAALIMATLPFALIGGVWLLYGLGYNFSVAAAVGFIALAGVAAEFGVIMVLYLNQAVKKHQQPGITMTASQMSAAIHEGAVLRVRPKAMTVATIMAGLLPIMWGGGTGSEVMQRIAAPMIGGMVSAPLLSMLVIPAVYMLLHKKCNETP; this comes from the coding sequence ATGATTGCCGCCATTATCCGCTGGTCACTGCGCAACCGCCTGCTGGTGCTACTCGGCGCGGTGATGATGGCCGCGTGGGGAGTCTGGTCACTGCAACAGACCCCGCTCGATGCCCTGCCGGATCTCTCTGATACCCAAGTAATTATTCGCGTCAGTTACCCCGGCAAAGCGCCGCAAGTGGTGGAGGATCAGGTCACCTATCCACTCACCACCACCATGCTCTCGGTGCCCGGCGCCAAAACCGTGCGCGGTTTCTCGATGTTCGGCGATGCCTATGTCTACGTGCTGTTTGACGATGGCACCGATCCCTACTGGGCGCGCTCACGGGTGCTGGAGTATCTCAGCCAGGTGCAATCTACCCTGCCCGCCGAGGCCAAAGCCGCACTGGGGCCGGATGCCACTGGTGTCGGCTGGATTTATGAATATGCCTTAATCGACAGAAGTGGCAAACACAGTTTGGCGGATCTGCGCGCACTGCAGGATTGGACGCTAAAATTTGAGCTGAAAACCGTGCCGAATGTCTCGGAAGTCGCCAGCGTCGGCGGAATGGTGCGCCAGTATCAAGTGGTGCTCGATCCCGAACGGATGCGGGCGCTAAATCTCTCCCATCAGCAAATTGCCAACGCCATTACCGACAGCAATCAGGAGGGCGGGGGGTCAGTGCTGGAGATGGGAGCCGCCGAATATATGGTGCGGGCCAGCGGTTACCTGAAAACGCCAGCTGATTTCAGCAATATCGTGATCACCAGCCGTGATGGCACTCCCATTTTACTCTCCGATGTCGCCAGTGTGCGCATGGGGCCAGAGATGCGCCGTGGCGTGGCGGAGCTGAATGGTGAAGGGGAGGTCGCCGGCGGCATCATTGTGATGCGCTACGGCAAAAATGCGCTGGAAACTATCAATGCGGTGAAAGAGAAGCTGCAACAGATTCAGCGCAGCTTGCCTGCTGGGGTGGAGATCGTGCCGGTTTATGACCGATCGCAACTGATCACCCAGGCCATCGACAGCCTGTCATTTAAGCTGCTGGAGGAGTTTTTAGTCGTCGCGGTCATCTGCTCACTGTTCCTGTTCCACTTCCGCTCAGCACTGGTGGCGATCATCACCCTGCCGCTGGGGATCCTCGGCGCCTTTATCGTGATGCACTATCAGGGGGTCAATGCCAATATTATGTCGCTTGGCGGCATTGCCATTGCTATCGGGGCCATGGTGGATGCGGCGATCGTCATGATCGAGAACATGCACAAGGTGCTGGAGCAGTGGCGGCGGAGTCACCCCGGACAAACGCCGGCCAGCCAGGACTATTGGCGCATATCAGAGCAGGCAGCCATTGAAGTCGGCCCGGCTCTATTTTGCAGCTTATTAATCATCACCCTATCCTTTATTCCGGTCTTTACCTTACAGGCGCAGGAGGGGCGGATGTTCTCCCCGCTGGCCTTTACCAAAACCTACGCCATGGCGGTTTCGGCGGGTTTAGCCATCACCCTGGTTCCGGTATTAATGGGCTATTTTATTCGCGGAAAAATTCCCGATGAGAGTGCCAATCCAATTAACCGCGCCCTGATTACAATCTATCATCCGGTACTCACCGCCGTGTTGGCGCGGCCTAAAACCACCCTGGCGATTGCGGGTATGTTGCTGCTGGCAACCCTCTACCCCCTCAGTCGCTTAGGCAGCGAATTTATGCCCGCGCTGGATGAAGGCGATTTGCTATATATGCCCTCCACCCTACCGGGGATCTCGGTACGGGAAGCCAGCCACTTGCTGCAACAGACTGATCGTCTGATCAAAACGGTGCCGGAAGTGGCGACAGTATTTGGTAAAGCCGGGCGGGCCGAGACAGCTACCGACCCCGCGCCGCTCACCATGATCGAAACCACCATCCGCTTTAAGCCAAAGGATCAATGGCGACCCGGTATGACCATGGATAAGTTGATCGAGGAGCTGGACGCCACTGTCAATGTCCCCGGCATTGCCAATCTGTGGGTGCCGCCGATCCGCAACCGTCTGGATATGCTGTCCACCGGCATCAAAAGCCCGGTCGGGATAAAAGTTAACGGCAAAAATGTGCAGCAGATCGAGCAGGTCGCACAACAAATTGAGCAGGTGGTGCGCAAGGTGCCCGGTGTCACTTCAGCACTATCTGAACGGCTGACAGGGGGGCGCTATGTGGATATCGATATCGATCGCCTGCGGGCGGCCCGCTATGGGGTGTCAGTCAAAGAGCTACAATCACTGGTGGCAACAGTTATCGGCGGGCAAAACATCGGCGAAACCATTGAGGGGCGCGAGCGCTACCCCATCAATCTGCGCTATCCACGGGAAATTCGTGATTCACTGCAAAAACTGCGTGATTTACCGGTGGTGACGGCCAATGGTGGGCAAGTGGCGCTCTCCGAACTGGCTGACATAAAGGTGAGCGAAGGCCCACCGATGCTGAAAAGTGAAAACGCGCGCCTATCCGACTGGGTGTATGTCGATCTGCGCGGGCGAGATTTGAAATCAGCGGTCACTGAGATGCAGCAGGCGGTGGCACAGCAAGTGAAGCTGCCGGAAGGGGTATCACTTGGCTGGTCTGGGCAGTTTGAATATCTGGAACGGGCGACGGCAAAACTGAAAATTGTGTTACCCGTCACCCTGATGATCATTTTCGTGCTGCTCTATGTCACCTTCAGCAGTGTGCGCGATGCCGCACTGATCATGGCCACTCTGCCCTTTGCACTGATTGGTGGTGTCTGGCTGCTGTATGGATTGGGATATAACTTTTCCGTTGCCGCGGCGGTAGGCTTTATCGCACTGGCGGGGGTCGCGGCGGAATTTGGTGTCATCATGGTGCTCTATCTCAATCAGGCCGTGAAAAAGCATCAACAACCCGGCATAACCATGACCGCCAGCCAGATGAGCGCCGCGATCCACGAGGGGGCCGTGCTACGAGTGCGACCAAAAGCCATGACCGTCGCCACCATCATGGCGGGCCTGCTTCCAATCATGTGGGGTGGCGGGACTGGTTCAGAAGTGATGCAGCGCATTGCCGCACCCATGATCGGCGGAATGGTCAGTGCACCACTACTTTCGATGCTGGTTATACCGGCGGTCTATATGCTGCTGCATAAAAAATGTAACGAAACGCCATAA
- a CDS encoding TolC family protein, with protein MNSSLNHPPQGRPTAAWRLGFVSWLMAAAFTLPAVSHAADITLEQALTSAERYSAELSANQHQVNALENMASSATQLPDPKLKFGIENLPVGGNNARRFTREGMTMQRVGIMQDYISSDKRQRKADTLSAEARKTAAGSETIRTRLQKEAAQAWLDLALTEQAVSDAKVLVQESEKQVALQRAGVASGGALPSSVLDARLALSSMQDRLTTALRDVALAQTQLTQLTGIEVNHISGPLPHFTRLPAEITLLREAINQHPEVLLASREADVAKARSAQSAIAATPDIGIEVYYAKRADEYEDMAGVMVTVDLPLFRSQRQDKDYAADLSRSMEANDQLTLLTRDHRAQLDTLLAQYQASQQLWHRQTAEVLPLQKQRVNLVMAQYQANKSDLGSVLEARRALLDSQLNASNAARELARTWAAIRYLTPQESAQ; from the coding sequence GGCGTTTAGGATTTGTCAGTTGGTTGATGGCAGCGGCGTTCACTCTGCCCGCAGTGAGCCACGCGGCAGACATCACGCTGGAACAGGCGCTCACCTCCGCTGAGCGCTATTCGGCTGAGCTGTCTGCTAACCAGCATCAGGTTAATGCGCTGGAAAATATGGCCAGTTCCGCCACCCAATTACCTGATCCTAAACTGAAATTCGGCATTGAAAACCTGCCCGTCGGAGGCAACAATGCCCGCCGCTTTACCCGTGAGGGCATGACCATGCAGCGCGTCGGCATCATGCAGGACTATATCAGCAGCGATAAACGGCAAAGAAAGGCCGATACCCTCAGCGCTGAAGCACGTAAAACCGCCGCGGGTAGTGAAACCATCCGCACCCGGCTGCAAAAAGAGGCCGCGCAGGCATGGCTGGATCTGGCCCTAACTGAGCAGGCGGTCAGTGATGCCAAGGTGCTGGTGCAGGAGAGCGAAAAACAGGTGGCGCTGCAACGGGCGGGAGTTGCCAGCGGTGGCGCACTACCCAGCAGTGTGCTTGATGCCCGCCTGGCCCTCTCATCGATGCAGGACAGATTGACCACCGCCTTGCGGGATGTCGCCCTGGCGCAAACCCAGTTGACCCAGCTGACCGGCATTGAGGTCAATCACATCAGCGGCCCCTTGCCCCATTTCACCCGTCTGCCTGCCGAGATAACCCTGTTGCGCGAGGCCATCAACCAACACCCGGAGGTGTTGCTCGCCAGCCGTGAAGCGGATGTTGCCAAAGCCCGCTCGGCGCAATCGGCTATTGCCGCCACCCCCGATATTGGGATTGAAGTCTATTACGCCAAACGGGCGGACGAATATGAGGATATGGCGGGCGTGATGGTGACCGTCGATCTGCCGCTGTTCCGCTCACAACGGCAGGACAAAGATTACGCCGCTGACCTCTCGCGCTCCATGGAAGCCAATGACCAACTGACCTTACTGACCCGCGATCATCGGGCGCAGCTCGACACACTGTTGGCGCAGTATCAGGCCAGCCAGCAGTTATGGCATCGGCAAACAGCTGAGGTGTTACCGCTGCAAAAACAACGGGTTAATTTGGTGATGGCACAATATCAGGCCAATAAAAGTGATTTGGGCAGTGTGCTGGAAGCACGGCGCGCCCTGCTCGACAGCCAACTCAATGCCAGCAATGCCGCCAGAGAGTTAGCCCGCACTTGGGCTGCCATCCGTTATCTGACCCCGCAGGAGAGCGCGCAATGA